TGGAGCCACGGCGATGATGAGATTTTTACTATTGAGGATATGCTTAAATACTTTAATCCAAACGACATCAACAAAAGCTCAAGCACCTACAACGCTCAAAAGCTTGACTGGCTAAATTCTCACTACATTAAGACTTTGCCTTACGAGAGGCTAGCGCACGATATGCTTGAGTTTGGTGTGGATTTTAAGGCTTTGGTAAAGGGTGAGCTACTACTAAATTCGCTCCGTGAGAGATCAAAGACATTAATTGAAATGGCAAATAGCGCAAACGCGATAATCAACGCTCCAAAAAGCTATGATGAGAAAGCTTGGGCTAAATTTATAAATGAAAATAGCAAAGAAATTTTGGCTAAATTTGCTCAAATTTTAGATCGTGACCTTGACGCAAAGGGCTACGAGGAGCTAACAAATAAATTTTTAGAGCAAAATGGCTTAAAGCTAAAAGACCTAGCTCAGGCCTTAAGGATAGCGCTAACTGGCTCAAGCGTGAGCCCAAGCATATTTGAGGTGCTTGAAGTAGTAGGCAGTAGCGAGACGAAAAATAGAATACAAAATTTATTAAAGGAAGAAAAATGACACATGTAACTAAAGAAGAAGCACTAAACTACCACATAGGCGGCAAGATCGAGATAAAGGTAAAGACGCCTTGCGAGACGTCAAGAGACCTTTCAATGGCCTATACGCCTGGCGTTGCAGAGCCTTGCAAAGAGATAGAAGCTGACAATGAGCTAGCTTATAAATATACAAATAAAGCAAATCTGGTAGCCGTCATCACTGATGGCACAGCTGTTCTTGGACTTGGCGACATCGGTGCCATCGCTGGTAAGCCAGTTATGGAAGGAAAGTCAGTCTTATTTAAAAAATTTGCAAATGTTGATGCCTTTGACATTGAGCTAGACGAGCACGATCCTGATAAGATCGTTGAGATTTGCAAGGCTCTTGCTCCAACATTTGGCGGCATAAATTTAGAAGATATCCGTGCTCCAAAGTGCTTTGAGATCGAAAGGAAGCTTCAAGAAGCAGTCGATATCCCAGTCATGCATGACGATCAGCACGGCACTGCGATGATAACAAGCGCTGGTATGATAAATGCGATGGAAATTTCTGGTAAAGATATCTCTAAAATCAAAATTGTAGTTAGTGGTGCTGGTGCGGCTGGTATCGCTTGTGCGAAGATGTATAAAGCACTTGGTGCAAAACATATCGTGATGATAGATAGCAAAGGCGTAATTCACTCAAAAAGAACAGACCTTACACCTGAAAAGGTAGAATTTGCACTAGATACAGAGGACAGAACTCTAGCTGATGCGATGAAGGGTGCTGATATGTTTTTAGGTCTTAGTAAGCCAGGAGTGCTTACAAAAGAGATGGTTGCATCTATGAATAAAGAGCCTATAATTTTTGCTCTTGCAAATCCAGTGCCTGAAATTTATCCAGAGGACGTTGAGGCTGTAAGAAGTGACGTTATGATGGGCACAGGCAGAAGCGACTATCCTAACCAAGTAAATAACGTTCTAGGCTTTCCATTCATCTTTAGAGGCGCACTTGACGTTAGAGCTAAAAAGATCACTGAAAATATGAAAATGGCTGCAGCTAGAGCGCTTGCGCAGCTTGCAAAAGAGCCAGTGCCAGCTGAAGTTTTAAAAGCAAGTGGCGTTAGCGAGCTAAAATTTGGCAAAGAGTACATCATCCCAAAACCATTTGACAAGCGCGTGCTAACAGCGGTCGCTCCAGCAGTTGC
The sequence above is drawn from the Campylobacter concisus genome and encodes:
- a CDS encoding malic enzyme-like NAD(P)-binding protein, encoding MTHVTKEEALNYHIGGKIEIKVKTPCETSRDLSMAYTPGVAEPCKEIEADNELAYKYTNKANLVAVITDGTAVLGLGDIGAIAGKPVMEGKSVLFKKFANVDAFDIELDEHDPDKIVEICKALAPTFGGINLEDIRAPKCFEIERKLQEAVDIPVMHDDQHGTAMITSAGMINAMEISGKDISKIKIVVSGAGAAGIACAKMYKALGAKHIVMIDSKGVIHSKRTDLTPEKVEFALDTEDRTLADAMKGADMFLGLSKPGVLTKEMVASMNKEPIIFALANPVPEIYPEDVEAVRSDVMMGTGRSDYPNQVNNVLGFPFIFRGALDVRAKKITENMKMAAARALAQLAKEPVPAEVLKASGVSELKFGKEYIIPKPFDKRVLTAVAPAVAKAAVEDGVARVKDFDVEAYKAKLAKGF